The Staphylococcus simiae genome includes the window ATAGTTACTTGAAAAAATGAAAGTAACAATTTAAGATAAAATTGAGTAAATTAAGTCATCTTTTTGAAAGTAATACAAATCAAAGGATTAGTAATTAATCATGTATGTTTCAGAGAATGTACGGTTGCTGCGAGTACAACTTACTGATTAATGAATGCACCTTTGAAGTAACATTTTAATACTTAAAATGAGAATAAAAGAAGATACTGTGTATAATTTAGAATTGTTAATCATGATAAGTGTGTGGCTAATTCTAGTATGAATATACAATTTTTCTTTTATTGAATTCAGAGTGGAACCGTGCGGCAGCGCCTCTAACATTAATTAAATATGTTAGAGGCGTTTTTGTCATAAAAAATCTTTATGACTGTTCAATATGAATTTAACGCCATTTAAATAGTTAGCACTAGCGTGACACGAGATGAATAATATTTTAAGTATTTTAAAGTAGTTTAAGTGTTATTAATAGAAATTATGACTTATCAAAGATTGAAGGCAATAAGATAAATGTTTAAAAACTAATATCATAGCTTAACTAAACAGTTCAATTCATAGTATGTCGGGGGAGGTAAACATCTTGCTAAAAAGAATGAGAGACGATATTAAAATGGTGTTTGAACAAGATCCAGCAGCACGTTCAACATTAGAAGTTATAACTACATATGCTGGTTTACATGCAGTTTGGAGTCACTTAATTGCTCATAAGCTCTACAATAAAAAGAAATATGTAACAGCACGATTGATTTCCCAAATTTCACGATTTTTTACAGGAATTGAAATACATCCAGGTGCTAAAATTGGTAAACGTCTGTTTATTGACCATGGTATGGGAGTAGTTATAGGGGAAACATGCACAATAGGTGATAATGTTACAATCTATCAAGGTGTTACATTAGGTGGAACAGGTAAAGAAAAAGGTAAACGTCATCCAGATATTGGTGACAATGTGTTAATTGCAGCAGGATCTAAAGTGCTAGGTAACATAAAAATACATTCAAATGTTAATATTGGTGCCAATTCAGTAGTATTGCAATCTGTTCCTAGCTATTCCACAGTCGTAGGTATACCAGGGCATATAGTTAAACAAGATGGCAAACGTATCGGTAAAACGTTTGATCATCGTAATTTACCAGATCCTATTTATGAACAAATTAAACATTTAGAACGACAACTTGAAAAAACGAAGAACGGAGAGATTCAAGATGATTACATTATATAATACATTGACACGTCAAAAAGAAGTATTTAAACCGATAGAACCAGGAAAAGTTAAAATGTATGTTTGTGGACCTACAGTATATAATTATATTCATATCGGAAATGCCAGACCAGCAATTAATTACGATGTTGTAAGACGTTATTTTGAGTACCAAGGTTATGACGTAGATTATGTTTCCAATTTTACTGATGTAGACGATAAACTTATTAATCGTTCAAAAGAACTAAATCAAAGTGTTCCAGAAATTGCGGACAGATATATTGAAGCATTTTATGAAGATGTAGGTGCTTTAAATGTTAAAAAAGCTACATCTAATCCGCGTGTCATGGATCATATGGACGATATTATACAATTTATAAAAGATTTGGTTGATCAAGGTTATGCGTATGAAAGTGGCGGAGATGTATACTTCCGAACTCGTAAATTTGATGGATATGGCAAATTAAGTCATCAATCTATCGATGATTTAAAGGTAGGTGCTCGTATAGACACAGGAGAACATAAGGAAGACGCCTTAGATTTCACATTGTGGAAGAAAGCTAAGCCTGGTGAAATTAGTTGGGACAGTCCTTTTGGAGAGGGACGACCAGGTTGGCATATTGAATGTTCAGTTATGGCATTTCATGAATTAGGTGCAACGATCGATATACATGCTGGAGGATCAGATTTACAATTCCCACACCACGAAAACGAAATTGCTCAGTCAGAAGCACATAATCATGCGCCATTTGCTAATTATTGGATGCATAATGGATTTATTAATATTGATAATGAAAAGATGAGTAAATCATTAGGAAATTTCATTTTAGTTCATGACATTATTAAAGAAGTAGATCCAGATGTATTACGCTTTTTCATGATTAGTGTACATTATAGAAGCCCTATTAATTATAATTTAGAACTAGTTGAAGCAGCACGCAGTGGACTAGAAAGAATTAGAAATAGCTACCAATTAATTGAAGAGCGACAAGAAATTGCAACTGATATTGAAGAACAAAATGATTATATTAAACAAATACAAGCTATCTTAGATCGATTTGAAACAGTGATGAACGATGATTTTAATACAGCAAATGCTATTACAGCTTGGTATGATTTAGCAAAATTGGCAAACAAATATGTATTAGAAAATACGACATCATCAAAAGTAATTGCTAAATTTAAAGAGGTTTATCAAATTTTCAGCGATGTATTAGGTATTCCTTTAAAAGATTCAAAAGTAGAATTATTACTAGATGAAGATATAGAAAAGTTAATTGAAGAACGTAATCAAGCTAGGAAAAATAAAGATTTTGCACGTGCTGATAAAATTAGAGATATGTTAAAAGAACAAAATATTATATTAGAAGACACACCACAAGGGGTTAGATTTAAACGTGGATAACCAACAAGTGGATCATATTAAATTATTAAACCCATTAACTTTAGCCTATATGGGAGATGCAGTGTTGGATCAATATGTTCGTTCTTATATCGTTTTAAAACTAAAAAGTAAACCTAATAGGCTACATCAGGTAGCGAAACAATATGTATCTGCTAAAAGCCAAGCGCAAACGTTAGAATTATTAATTGAAGAACAATGGTTTACAGAAGAAGAAATGGATATTTTAAAAAGAGGACGTAACGCCAAAAGTTATACCAAAGCCAAAAATACAGATATCCAAACGTATAGAAAGAGTTCTGCTCTAGAAGCCGTGCTTGGTTATTTATATTTAAAAGAGCAAGAAGAAAGACTAGAACAATTATTAACAAAAATAATCAACATTGTTAACGAAAGGTAGTGACTTTATGGAAGATACAGTTATTGTTGGCAGACATGCAGTTAGAGAAGCGATTATCTCTGGACATCCAATCAATAAAATATTGATCCAAGATGGTATAAAAAAACAACAAATTAATGAGATATTAAAAAATGCAAAAGATCAAAAAATAATAGTTCAAACTGTTCCAAAATCCAAATTAGATTTTTTAGCAAATGCACCTCATCAGGGTGTTGCTGCTTTGATTGCACCATATGAATATGCTGATTTCAATCAATTTTTAAAAGAGCAAAAAGACAAAGAGGGATTATCTACAGTATTGATATTAGATGGTTTAGAAGACCCGCATAACTTAGGGTCTATCCTTAGAACTGCTGATGCTACAGGAGTGGATGGTGTTATCATCCCTAAACGTCGTTCAGTGACATTAACACAAACAGTTGCCAAAGCATCTACCGGAGCGATTCAGCACGTTCCAGTAATCAGAGTAACCAACTTAGCTAATACAATTGATGAACTAAAAGACAATGGTTTTTGGGTTGCAGGTACGGAAGCAAACAATGCAACAGATTATCGTAATTTAGAAGCGGATATGTCATTAGCAATTGTTATTGGAAGTGAAGGACAAGGCATGAGTCGTCTTGTAAGTGATAAGTGCGATTTTTATATTAAAATTCCAATGGTTGGACATGTTAATAGTTTAAATGCATCTGTAGCAGCTAGTATAATGATGTATGAAGTTTATAGAAAAAGAAATGACATTGAGGCAACATAATGAAAGAACGTTATTTGATAATAGACGGTTACAATATGATAGGACAATCTACTAGACTTAGTGCTATTGCGAAAGAAAATTTGGAAGAAGCACGCCAACAACTATTAGATACTATTGCCAACTATAGTGCTGTAATTACAGATGAAGTGATTTGCGTCTTTGATGCCTATGAACAATCTGGTATTGAAAGAGAATATATCTATCATGGAGTGAAAACAATTTTCACCAAAGAAAAGGAAACTGCTGATAGTTTTATAGAACGCTATGTATATGAACTTTATGATAAACATACAAAGCATATTACTGTAGTAACGAGTGATATGAGTGAACAACATGCAATTTTTGGTTCAGGAGCATACAGAATTTCTTCAAGGGAAATGTGGAGAGACTTGGAAGAAAGTGCGATAGATGTCAGTAAATCACTGGAAGATATTAGTGAAAATAAGCCAAGAACTCGAATTCAGTTATCTTCAGACATACTTGCCAAATTTGAAGAAATTCGCAGAGGAGATAATAAAAAGTAGTGTTTTTGTCATCTTGAAATTTTTATATGTCTACGTATAAACTAACCTTAATTTAACTTGAAAGGTATGAAAGCGTGACATATCAATTTTCAAATAACTCTAATGATAAACAGCATCTAGATACATCAACATACTTTAACGACTTATTAAAACAATTGCATCCGACAATTATGAGTAGAATCATGAAGATGAGAATTAACGATTGTGATAAAGAGGATTTATATCAAGAGGTAATCATTAGAATCTATAAAGCAACAAAGACGTTTGATTTTAATGGTAAGCAGCCATTTAATCATTATGTACAATGCGTTATAAGTTCAGTGAAATATGATTATTTACGTAAATATTTAGCAATCACTAGAAGGACTGAAAGCTTAATCAACGAATATAGAGTAAAATATAGTAATCATTCACTATATAAAGAAACAGAATTAAGTTGTCTCTACAAAATACAATTAACAGAACTACAAAGGCAATTTAGACATTTAAGTATATTTGAAAAAGAAGTAATGACGCTAGTATGTCAATATTATAGTCCTAAAGAAATTGCTACAATACTCAATGTTAGTGATAAAAAAGTATACAATGCAATACAAAGAAGTAAACAAAAAATTAAAACATATTGTTAAAGAGGTTATTATAAATATGGTAACGATAAAGTGAAGACATATTGTTTAGCTAGTTTGACAGTTGTTATAAATTTTATGTATAGTATACTGGTATTATAATGAACAAAGGTGAATTATAGTGAGAAAAATACCGTTAAATTGTGAAGTTTGTGGTAGTAGAAATTACCACGTTCCCAAACAGGGAGATGCATCAGTTAGATTAAGTATAAAGAAATATTGTCCTAAATGTAATGCGCATACAATTCATAAAGAGTCGAAATAAATGTATTCATTATGGCAAGGTTATATGTTTGAAAGATTTGGAGGTAGTACAAATGGCTAAAAAAGAAAGTTTCTTTAAAGGCGTTAAGTCTGAAATGGAAAAAACAAGTTGGCCGACAAAAGAAGAGTTATTTAAATATACTGTTATAGTTGTATCAACTGTGATATTCTTCTTAGTCTTTTTCTATGCCTTAGATATTGGAATAACTGCATTGAAAAATTTATTATTTGGTTAGAGGAGTGAAGACATGTCTGAAGAAGTTGGCGCAAAGCGTTGGTATGCCGTGCATACATATTCAGGATATGAAAATAAAGTTAAAAAGAATTTAGAAAAAAGAGTAGAATCTATGAATATGACTGAACAGATTTTTAGAGTAGTCATACCAGAAGAAGAGGAAACTCAAGTAAAAGATGGTAAGGCTAAAACGACAGTTAAAAAAACCTTCCCTGGTTATGTACTAGTTGAGTTAGTTATGACTGATGAATCTTGGTATGTAGTAAGAAATACACCAGGAGTAACAGGATTTGTAGGATCTGCAGGCGCAGGATCTAAACCTAATCCATTATTACCTGATGAAGTTCGTTTCATTCTAAAACAAATGGGTCTAAAAGAAAAAACAATCGATGTAGAATTAGACGTTGGAGAACAAGTTCGCATCAAGTCTGGTCCGTTCGCAAATCAAGTAGGAGAAGTTCAAGAAGTTGAAGCGGACAAATTTAAATTGACAGTTTTAGTAGATATGTTTGGCCGTGAAACACCAGTAGAAGTTGAATTTGATCAAGTAGAAAAGCTGTAAAAATTAACAGTTTAATACTAATAATCATCAAATATAACATTAGTATTGATTTTCTAAATAAAAAAGTGTTAAAATAATGTGGTCGCGCTTTTAGGAGCGTCCATTTCGTCACGAAATGTTAGAGTGGGAGGGCAAAACTGAGCCCTGTGACCACATCACGATATCAAGGAGGTGCACATCGTGGCTAAAAAAGTAGAAAAAGTAGTTAAATTACAAATTCCTGCAGGTAAAGCAAATCCAGCACCACCAGTTGGTCCAGCATTAGGTCAAGCAGGTGTGAACATTATGGGATTCTGTAAAGAATTCAACGCACGTACGCAAGATCAAGCAGGTTTAATTATTCCGGTAGAAATCAGTGTTTATGAAGATCGTTCATTTACATTCATTACAAAAACTCCACCGGCTCCAGTACTACTTAAAAAAGCAGCTGGTATTGAAAAAGGTTCTGGTGAACCAAACAAAACTAAAGTTGCTTCAGTAACTAAAGATCAAGTACGTGAAATTGCTAATAGTAAAATGCAAGATTTAAATGCTGCAGACGAAGAAGCAGCTATGCGTATTATCGAAGGTACTGCTCGTAGTATGGGAATCACTGTTGAATAATAAATCGAATTTTAAAAATTTGATCACAAAGATTTAAAAGATGAAGCAGATAACAGAATTCATAATTTTAAATTATATATAATCAATGATATACAACACATAAAGTTTAACATTGGTCATATGTTCTGTTGTCTGCTCTCGACTTGCATTATTGCAAGGAATGTGGGAGGAAATTCCGCTAAAACCACTAAAGGAGGAACAATTAATGGCTAAAAAAGGTAAAAAGTATCAAGAAGCAGCTAGTAAAGTTGATCGTACTCAGCACTATAGTGTTGAAGAAGCAATTAAATTAGCTAAAGAAACAAGTATTGCTAACTTTGACGCATCAGTTGAAGTTGCTTTCCGTTTAGGAATTGATACACGTAAGAATGACCAACAAATCCGTGGTGCAGTAGTATTACCAAACGGTACTGGTAAATCTCAAAGTGTATTAGTTTTTGCTAAAGGCGATAAAATTGCTGAAGCAGAAGCAGCAGGTGCTGATTATGTAGGTGAAGCAGAATACGTTCAAAAAATCCAACAAGGTTGGTTTGATTTTGATGTAGTTGTTGCTACACCTGACATGATGGGTGAAGTTGGTAAATTAGGTCGAGTATTAGGACCAAAAGGTTTAATGCCTAACCCTAAAACTGGAACTGTTACTATGGACGTTAAAAAAGCTGTTGAAGAAATCAAAGCTGGTAAAGTAGAATATCGTGCTGAAAAAGCTGGTATTGTACATGCGTCAATTGGTAAAGTTTCATTCACTGATGAACAACTTATTGAAAACTTTAAAGCATTACAAGATGTGTTAGCTAAAGCTAAACCATCATCTGCTAAAGCTACTTACTTCAAATCTGTTGCTGTAACTACAACAATGGGTCCTGGAGTAAAAGTAGATACTGCTTCTTTCAAACTATAATATAGATGAAGAACATAAGACTGAGAGATATTTTCTCTCAGTCTTTAAAAATATGTTGACAATATGTTGATAACGAGTTATATTACATATTGTGATTATTTTACCTAAGACAGTAGGAGTTATTTGTAACTTAAAATTTATCCTACCGAGGCTAAAATTGACTTGAACGTGATGATCTATGATCTTTCAAGCACTTTT containing:
- the rpmG gene encoding 50S ribosomal protein L33; amino-acid sequence: MRKIPLNCEVCGSRNYHVPKQGDASVRLSIKKYCPKCNAHTIHKESK
- the rplK gene encoding 50S ribosomal protein L11, giving the protein MAKKVEKVVKLQIPAGKANPAPPVGPALGQAGVNIMGFCKEFNARTQDQAGLIIPVEISVYEDRSFTFITKTPPAPVLLKKAAGIEKGSGEPNKTKVASVTKDQVREIANSKMQDLNAADEEAAMRIIEGTARSMGITVE
- the rplA gene encoding 50S ribosomal protein L1, which gives rise to MAKKGKKYQEAASKVDRTQHYSVEEAIKLAKETSIANFDASVEVAFRLGIDTRKNDQQIRGAVVLPNGTGKSQSVLVFAKGDKIAEAEAAGADYVGEAEYVQKIQQGWFDFDVVVATPDMMGEVGKLGRVLGPKGLMPNPKTGTVTMDVKKAVEEIKAGKVEYRAEKAGIVHASIGKVSFTDEQLIENFKALQDVLAKAKPSSAKATYFKSVAVTTTMGPGVKVDTASFKL
- the secE gene encoding preprotein translocase subunit SecE, whose protein sequence is MAKKESFFKGVKSEMEKTSWPTKEELFKYTVIVVSTVIFFLVFFYALDIGITALKNLLFG
- the rlmB gene encoding 23S rRNA (guanosine(2251)-2'-O)-methyltransferase RlmB, whose translation is MEDTVIVGRHAVREAIISGHPINKILIQDGIKKQQINEILKNAKDQKIIVQTVPKSKLDFLANAPHQGVAALIAPYEYADFNQFLKEQKDKEGLSTVLILDGLEDPHNLGSILRTADATGVDGVIIPKRRSVTLTQTVAKASTGAIQHVPVIRVTNLANTIDELKDNGFWVAGTEANNATDYRNLEADMSLAIVIGSEGQGMSRLVSDKCDFYIKIPMVGHVNSLNASVAASIMMYEVYRKRNDIEAT
- the cysE gene encoding serine O-acetyltransferase encodes the protein MSGEVNILLKRMRDDIKMVFEQDPAARSTLEVITTYAGLHAVWSHLIAHKLYNKKKYVTARLISQISRFFTGIEIHPGAKIGKRLFIDHGMGVVIGETCTIGDNVTIYQGVTLGGTGKEKGKRHPDIGDNVLIAAGSKVLGNIKIHSNVNIGANSVVLQSVPSYSTVVGIPGHIVKQDGKRIGKTFDHRNLPDPIYEQIKHLERQLEKTKNGEIQDDYII
- the cysS gene encoding cysteine--tRNA ligase, producing MITLYNTLTRQKEVFKPIEPGKVKMYVCGPTVYNYIHIGNARPAINYDVVRRYFEYQGYDVDYVSNFTDVDDKLINRSKELNQSVPEIADRYIEAFYEDVGALNVKKATSNPRVMDHMDDIIQFIKDLVDQGYAYESGGDVYFRTRKFDGYGKLSHQSIDDLKVGARIDTGEHKEDALDFTLWKKAKPGEISWDSPFGEGRPGWHIECSVMAFHELGATIDIHAGGSDLQFPHHENEIAQSEAHNHAPFANYWMHNGFINIDNEKMSKSLGNFILVHDIIKEVDPDVLRFFMISVHYRSPINYNLELVEAARSGLERIRNSYQLIEERQEIATDIEEQNDYIKQIQAILDRFETVMNDDFNTANAITAWYDLAKLANKYVLENTTSSKVIAKFKEVYQIFSDVLGIPLKDSKVELLLDEDIEKLIEERNQARKNKDFARADKIRDMLKEQNIILEDTPQGVRFKRG
- the nusG gene encoding transcription termination/antitermination protein NusG; the protein is MSEEVGAKRWYAVHTYSGYENKVKKNLEKRVESMNMTEQIFRVVIPEEEETQVKDGKAKTTVKKTFPGYVLVELVMTDESWYVVRNTPGVTGFVGSAGAGSKPNPLLPDEVRFILKQMGLKEKTIDVELDVGEQVRIKSGPFANQVGEVQEVEADKFKLTVLVDMFGRETPVEVEFDQVEKL
- a CDS encoding NYN domain-containing protein, encoding MKERYLIIDGYNMIGQSTRLSAIAKENLEEARQQLLDTIANYSAVITDEVICVFDAYEQSGIEREYIYHGVKTIFTKEKETADSFIERYVYELYDKHTKHITVVTSDMSEQHAIFGSGAYRISSREMWRDLEESAIDVSKSLEDISENKPRTRIQLSSDILAKFEEIRRGDNKK
- a CDS encoding sigma-70 family RNA polymerase sigma factor → MTYQFSNNSNDKQHLDTSTYFNDLLKQLHPTIMSRIMKMRINDCDKEDLYQEVIIRIYKATKTFDFNGKQPFNHYVQCVISSVKYDYLRKYLAITRRTESLINEYRVKYSNHSLYKETELSCLYKIQLTELQRQFRHLSIFEKEVMTLVCQYYSPKEIATILNVSDKKVYNAIQRSKQKIKTYC
- a CDS encoding Mini-ribonuclease 3, which codes for MDNQQVDHIKLLNPLTLAYMGDAVLDQYVRSYIVLKLKSKPNRLHQVAKQYVSAKSQAQTLELLIEEQWFTEEEMDILKRGRNAKSYTKAKNTDIQTYRKSSALEAVLGYLYLKEQEERLEQLLTKIINIVNER